The Pleurodeles waltl isolate 20211129_DDA chromosome 7, aPleWal1.hap1.20221129, whole genome shotgun sequence genome includes a region encoding these proteins:
- the MED7 gene encoding mediator of RNA polymerase II transcription subunit 7: protein MGEPQQVSALPLPPMQYIKEYTDENVRRGLAPKPPLPVKDSYMMFGNQFQCDDLIIRPLESQGIERLCPLQFDHKKELRKLNMSILVNFLDLLDILIRSPGTIRREEKLEDLKLLFVHMHHLINEYRPHQARETLRVMMEVQKRNRLETAERFQKHLEQVVEMIQNCLASLPDDLTLPEGELHLKTEPMDVQEASSCAGQSEPAKDGMVCKKETTADKDALMCVIIDEMT from the coding sequence ATGGGGGAACCACAGCAGGTAAGcgccctgccactgcctcctatgcAGTACATAAAAGAATACACTGATGAGAATGTACGGAGAGGCCTTGCCCCCAAGCCTCCTCTGCCCGTCAAGGACAGCTATATGATGTTCGGCAACCAGTTCCAGTGTGATGACTTGATTATTCGCCCATTGGAGAGTCAAGGCATTGAACGGCTTTGCCCCCTGCAGTTTGACCACAAGAAGGAGCTGAGGAAACTCAATATGTCCATCTTGGTCAACTTCCTAGACTTACTGGACATTTTGATTAGAAGTCCTGGGACCATCCGGCGTGAGGAGAAGCTGGAAGACCTAAAGCTGCTCTTTGTGCACATGCATCATCTCATCAATGAATACCGGCCCCATCAGGCCAGAGAGACACTTCGTGTAATGATGGAGGTGCAGAAGCGCAACCGCCTGGAGACTGCAGAGCGCTTTCAAAAGCATCTGGAACAGGTGGTTGAGATGATCCAGAACTGTCTAGCCTCCTTGCCGGATGACCTTACCCTTCCAGAGGGAGAACTGCACCTAAAGACTGAGCCCATGGATGTACAAGAGGCCAGCAGTTGTGCTGGGCAGAGTGAGCCTGCCAAAGACGGCATGGTTTGCAAGAAGGAAACCACTGCGGACAAGGATGCCTTGATGTGTGTTATTATTGATGAGATGACGTAG